The Neosynechococcus sphagnicola sy1 DNA window ACACACAGGGGATTGCCTGGTCGCTTGGTATCTTCTGCCAGATAGGTTTGTCCAAACCCCCCTGCCCCTAGAACTTTTTTTATCCGATAGCGCCCGCTCAACAGGGTGTTGAGGCTGTCGGCAATCGGGGTGGTCTCGGGCACGGCATCACTCTGCGCCTCTCGACTTTCCTTGAGCATGGCCTGTAAGAGCGCGATCGCCTTATCCTGTTCCTGGGACTGCTCCGCAATTTGTTTTTGCGATATCTGGGCTTTATAGGCGGCATAGGTGACCAAGCTGCCTGCGGTGCCAACAAGGGCGATCGCGGGAGGAATTACTGGTACCCAGCCTGCCTTGAGAAAGATCACATAGCAGCCCCCTGCCAGACTCCCCAGAGCCACTGCCGTCAACGCCCCCAGTTGCAGGGGATGGCGCACCCACCAAGCCAAGGTTCCCCCCACCAGTGCCCACCCTAAAATCCACAATCCCTCTCCCCACTTGGGCCAGTACCAGAACAGAGAACGGCCATCCAGAACCGCACTGAGAATCTGGCTGGTCATTTGGGCATGGAGCACCACCCCCGGCATGAAGATATCCTCCTGCTGCCCAGCACTGTAGGGGGTAAGAAAAGTGTCTTTTACACTCAACGCCGAGACCCCTAAGAGCACCAATTTATCCTTCACCCAGTCAGGGCGAAACTGGCCCTGCAAGACATCAGTGAGGCTGATCATCCGGGCAACCTGTTGAGGAGAACGATACCGCAACAAGATCTGATGGCCTTGGGCATCGATACGCCGATATCCACCGTCATTTTCGTGGAGGGGTCTAAAAACAGCGGATCCCAGTTGTAGATAATTTTGTGGTGTCAGCTGGGGTTCGATGCCCTGAGCCACTAAATAACTCAGTGCCAGTTGCAAACCCAGAGAATTAGTGGTAGTACACTTCCCCCGTTGTTCGGTCATCGAGATTAAATTACGGCGCACCACATTATCGGGGTCAATCACAATATCGCTAAAACCTACCGCCTCCATGGGAACTCCGGGAGGCGGTGCCACTCCCTGCACCGATTTTGTCCGCACCTTGCAGACGGGCACAATGACATCGCTGGTCTGAAACCGGGTGGCTAATTCGCGATGTCCCGGCTCGACAGGTAAATCTCGGTATAAATCCAGGCCAATCGCCAAGGGTTGAGCCTGTTCAAGCTTTCCCAGGGCTTGGTTCAAGGCTTGGTCTGAAATCGGCCACTTCTTTTGCCGTTGAATATCTTCTTCCGTAATTGTAACCACCAACAAACGGGGGTCTGGTGCTTCCTCGGGCTGGAGGCGAACAAACGCATCAAAGGTGACCAGCTCTACTCCCTGCAAGACGCCGAGATAGCGCAGACCCACCACCAGTAGCGTCATGATCCCACTGGTCAGCAACATCGGCATTCCCGATCGCAAGAGGGGCAAAAGCTTTAACAGCCAAGCTTTTTGAGGTTCATGCTTACCGATTTGAGTCTCAGTATCCTGCTTGATCGTGGCCTTGGTCTCCCGCCGAGTCATCTCCTGCCTCCACCGCTGACTTGCCTAGAAACTGTTGATTCCCATAGAGAAACTGGGGATGCCAAAACCACAATGAACCCTGCCCACCCAAATGGATCACCGAAGTTCATCCCCAAGGCAACCACGCAAGTTAAACCGAGAGAGCTACCCAGAATGGCACTATTGAAGGGCGCAACAGGAGATTAAAGGTTCCGCAGTAATTTTGTCTAGCTTGACTGAATTCAATAAATCTGTCCAGTCAGCCGCTAGAATCGGGTCATTGGGCCGGGTACGGCGTAAATCAGCGAGGGCTGTCAAAGCTTCGTACCAGATCCCCGCCTCTGCATACACCGCTGGGCGTTCATCAGGCTTGGCCTTCAATAAGTTGCTATTCAGTCCCGGACTCGGTTCAATCCGTTGAATCCAGCCTTCCACGGAGACATTGGCAGAGGGTTCATCAGCATCGCAGACCACGGTGAAATACCAGTGATACTGCTTGCCAACTTCTAAGGGGGACAGGACACCCGTATCTGGCAAGGTAAAACTTACAATGCCATTGGTACCTTTCAAGGGCATCATGGTTTTGTAAATTTCTTTGTAGTTCTGATCTTGCAAAATAAATTCAGCGGTAGTTGCGGTGGTGGTGGGCACATAAATAAACAGTGTTGGGAAGCCCACTGTGGTGTATCCCAAGTTTGTGGTCGGCATCAGGGCGGTCAGTTTCTTCCCCGGTGAGGGATCAACCGAAGCTGAAACTGGAGAACAGCCACCACGAGCCGCCCCACCTTCTCGGCTTCCGGGAGCACCTCGGTCTGGGAGGCGAAAGACCACCCGACGACTTCTGAGGGCCAGGTTCGTTGAGGACGGGGTGACAGACAGGTGGGTTGCACCAAGAGATGCCCCCGGATTAGCCTCAGCTGGGTAGGTCTCGACAACAGACAAGGAGGTAAAGCAGGTCAGTGCCAGGATTGTGGTGAAAGACTTTAAATAGGAGGGAGCTTGAGAACTTCGACACTTCATCTCTGGTATCCTCTTGACGGGAGAGCAGCAATCTTTCAAAGCCATACTAGCCTCAACAATTCGTGTTAGGGGCGAGTATTACTTACAAGTTAAATAACTAAAATTACGCAATAAACGGGAGAATGATAACTAACGGGACGCGGGAGTTTACCGAGTCTTAACCTGCCTAAATCTATCGAATTTTGGCCGTTGCTACCTCGCCAAGACACCCCACAACTCAGTACTGAAAACCTTGGCACCGGTTGGCAGGGGAGTCTCGATCTGCGCTTTGGCCGTAAAGGCAATGAGACGCAGCTGATCCATGCCTATACCCAGGCTCCCCTGAAAATTCAGCGTCCCTTTTATCCGGAAGGAACTGACGTTTGCCATGGTGTGCTTTTACATACAGCGGGGGGGATGGTAGGGGGCGATCGCCTGTCCATGACCCTCCAGCTAGAACCCCAGGCCCATGCCTTGATCACAACTGTAGCAGCCAACAAGATTTATCGCAGCAATGGATTAGCTGCCCAGCAAGTTCTTCAGATCCAGGTTGCAGAAGGGGCTTGCCTGGAGTGGCTCCCCCAGGAAACGATTGTCTTCAGTGGGGCAGATTTTCGTCAACAGGCTCGCATTGAACTTGCACCCCAGGCCACCTGGATTGGCTGGGAAATTACCCGTTTGGGGCGGACTGCCAGCGGTGAGCAGTTTACCCAGGGAACCTGGCAGAATTGCACCGAAGTCTGGCAACAGGGGCGACCCCTTTGGATCGACCCCCAGCGCCTTGCAGGGGGGGTAACCGCTGTTGAGGGTCGAGAATGGATTGGCGGGATGTTCTGTAGTTGGCAGCATGGCGATGGTTGGGCAAATGGTGTCCCCAGCGTTGGTTGCCCAAGCTCGCGACCTCTGGCAGCATCACGACCCATCCCAAGGGGAAATCGGGGTGACTCGTCTGCTAACGGGGATGCTGTGTCGATATCGGGGAGCTTCAACCTTGGAAGCCAAGACATGGTTTGTGGCGGTGTGGGATCTGCTACGATGCGCTCTTTGGGGACGACGTGCCTGCCGCCCTAGAGTTTGGCCGCTCTGAACTGTGGATTCCCTTGGTATTTCCGGCCTGGATGCTGTCGGTAAACGGTTGTTGATACTGCCAAGGTGGTGTATGTTCATGGACGATGCGCTCAAAGTCTGGGCTAGAAGCAGCCAGGAGCGATGAATCTACACAGGAGTAAGCATGCAACTTACACCCCAGGAAAAAGACAAGCTACTGATATTTACCGCTGCCCTCCTCGCTGAACGCCGGAAAGCCAAAGGATTAAAGCTCAACTATCCCGAGGCGATCGCCTATATTACGGCGGCAATTTTAGAAGGTGCCCGAGAAGGGCAAACGGTTGCCGAACTGATGACCTATGGCACCACGCTCTTAACCCGTGAAGATGTCATGGTCGGGATTCCAGAAATGATTCACGAGGTACAAGTCGAGGGAACTTTCCCCGATGGTACGAAGTTGGTAACGGTTCATGCCCCCATTCGTTAACCGTGGGTCTAAGGCTAGGAGGTTCGCTCCGCAGGTATTGTTGATTTTTTAGCGGTGAGGTGCTGCCATGATTCCAGGGGAACTGATGGTTGAAGCGGGAGAAATTGAACTGAATGCAGGTAGGCCAACGGTTCAACTCTCGGTGGCTAATACGGGCGATCGCCCGATTCAGGTGGGGTCTCACTTCCACTTTTATGAGGTCAACAACGCCCTGATCTTTGACCGTGAAGCTGCCCGAGGAATGCGACTTGACATTCCCGCAGGAACCGCCGTGCGCTTTGAACCTGGAGATCAGCGAGACGTTACATTAGTGGGTCTCGTCGGTAGTCGCCAAGTCTATGGCTTCAATGGCAAGATCAACGGTTTTTTATGACCCGCAAGAATAGCGTCGGTGAATTCGCACGGTACCTTGACGATAGTGGCAGTCCAAAACCTGATCCAAATGATGCGGCTTCCTCCTTCGCATTCTTCCTTCGCAATGGGTGGTGTCCTCAAGTTATCTACTAATAAAAATCAATATTGCAGGAGCAAGCATGAGTTACAGAATGGATCGCCGCGCCTATGCAGAGACCTTTGGCCCGACGGTGGGCGATCGCCTGCGCTTAGCCGACACAGAGTTAATCATCGAAGTGGAACAGGATTTCACCACCTATGGGGATGAAGTCAAATTTGGCGGTGGCAAGGTGATCCGGGATGGCATGGGACAGTCCCCCATTGCCAATGGAGAAGGGGCGGTGGATTTGGTGATCACCAATGCCCTGATTCTGGATTGGTGGGGCATTGTCAAAGCCGATGTCGGCATTAAAGCAGGGCGGATCGTGAAGATTGGCAAGGCTGGCAATCCCTATATTCAAGACAAGATTGATATTGTCATTGGCCCCGGCACCGAAGCCCTGGCCGGGGAAGGCATGATCCTCACCGCAGGGGGCATCGATAGCCATATTCACTTTATCTGCCCCCAACAAATTGAGGTTGCAATCGCCTCGGGGGTTACCACCCTGATTGGCGGCGGCACTGGCCCTGCCACGGGCACCAATGCGACGACCTGTACGCCAGGGCCTTGGAACCTTTACCGGATGCTACAAGCTGCCGAAGCCTTTCCGGTGAACTTAGGATTTCTGGGCAAGGGCAACAGTGGTCAACCCCAGGGTCTCAATGAACAGATCGAGGCGGGGGCCATAGGTCTGAAGCTCCACGAAGACTGGGGTACGACTCCAGCCGCCATTGACACCTGCTTAGGGGTTGCCGATGCCTATGATGTCCAGGTCGCGATTCACACGGACACCTTAAATGAAGCAGGGTTTGTCGAAGATACCATTGCTGCCTTTAAGGGCCGCACCATCCATGCCTATCACACGGAAGGGGCGGGGGGGGTCCATGCTCCAGACATCATTAAAGTCTGTGGTCAGTCCCATGTGTTGCCCTCCTCCACCAATCCCACCCGTCCCTACACCCGTAATACCCTCGACGAGCACCTGGATATGCTGATGGTGTGTCATCATCTTGATCCATCCATTGCTGAAGATGTGGCCTTTGCAGAGTCGCGGATTCGTCGGGAAACCATTGCAGCGGAAGATATTCTCCATGACTTGGGAGCCTTTAGTATGATTGCCTCCGACTCCCAGGCCATGGGACGGGTGGGGGAGGTGATTATTCGTACCTGGCAAACGGGTCACAAAATGAAGGTGCAGCGGGGAGCCTTGGCTCCAGATAGTAGCCGCAATGATAATTTCCGCGCCAAGCGTTACATTGCCAAGTACACGATTAATCCAGCAATCACCCATGGGATTGCCCAACACGTTGGCTCTGTGGAAGTGGGAAAACTGGCCGATCTTTGTCTCTGGCGTCCGGCTTTCTTTGGCGTTAAACCCGAGGTGGTGCTCAAGGGAGGGCTGATTGCCTGGTCCCAAATGGGGGATGCCAATGCCAGTATTCCAACCCCCCAACCGGTTCACATGCGCCCGATGTTTGGCAGCTTTGGGGGGGGCGATCGCCGCCACATCCCTGACCTTTGTTTCCCAGGCTGCCCTGTCGCGGGGGATTCCTGAGCAGTTAGGATTGCAGAAACTTGCCGTAGCGGTCTCGGGAACGCGGCAGATTAGCAAACGAGAGATGAAGCTGAACACGGCGCTACCCCAGATGGAGGTCGATGCTGAGACCTATGAAGTCAGAGCTGATGGCGAACTGCTCACCTGTGAACCCGCCACCGTCTTACCGATGGCGCAACGCTATTTTCTGTTCTAGGGAGCTGTCAAGAAGGGTTGCACTTGCCAGGGTTAGAGTCGGGAATGCGAGAAGGAATTAGGGTTGCAGGGTTTTCAGCAGGGTGATGATCTGTTCATACTGGGTTCGATTTTTCTGTTGCACATAGAGATTAGCCGCCCGTTTTAAGTCCGCAATGCCACCGGGGCGATCGCCTAACTCTGCTCGGAGCATTCCCCGTGCTCCATAGGCTTCGGCATAGTTGGGATTCACTCGCAGGGCTTGGGTGTAGTCCCCAGCGGCACCCTGATGATCACCATGGTGGGAACGCACTGCCCCGCGATGGTAGTGAGCAACTGCATCTTGAGGATGCAGGCGAATTGCTTGGGTGAAATCTGCGATCGCCCCATTGCGATCCCGCAGCTGCTCCCGTACCTGTCCTCGACCCACATAGGCGCGAACCAAATTTGGATTCAGCCGTAGGGCCTGACTATAGTCCTGTCCGGCTCCCGGATAGTCTCCCAGGGATTGGCGGATATTGCCGCGATGGTAATAGACAGTGGCATGGTTGGGGTTGAGCCGCAGCGCCTGGTTATAGTCGCTAAAGGCTCCACGGTGATCCCCCAAGTGAAACCGCGACACCCCCCGATTGCAGTAAGCCTCGGCATAGTTGGGATTCAATTGCAGGGCCTGATTGTAGTCGGAGATCGCTCCTTGAAGATCCGCCAGAAAATGACGTGTCAGCCCCCGGGTGTTGAAGGTAATCACGGACTTGGGGTTCAACTGCAAGGCACGGCTGTAATCTTCGAGGGCACCCTGGTAGTCTCGCAACTGAGCCCGAGCCAACCCCCGATTGTAGTAAGCTTCGGGCTGAGTTGGGTCAAGCATTAGTGCGTGGGTTGAATCTTCCACGGCCCCCTTGTAGTCTCGCAGTCGGTGGCGAATTAAACTCCGAAAACTGTAGGCATCGGCAAATCCGGGATCGATAAAAATTGCCTGGGTGTAGTCTTCCAGTGCGGCCTGCCAATTCCCCACCTGAGCCTGGGCAAAGCCTCGGTTGCGATAGACCTCTGTATAGCTGGGAGCAATTTGCAATACCCGATCAAAGTCGGCGATCGCCCCCCGATAGTCCTGGCGATAAATTTTTTCCATGCCCTGGTCGTAGATCGGCTGCACGATCTCCTGCAGGGGCAACGTTTCCAAGACTGGGATTACAGGTTGAGGCAGCGGTAGAGGTACCACAGACTTCCAGACCCGAATTGTGGCATCCCAGCTCCCCGATAGGCAGGTCTGTCCATCTCGACTCAAGGCTACGGCAGCGACGACATCGGTATGCCCTGTGAGGGTTTCTAAGATCTGCCGTTCTCTCAAATCCCAGATTTTCACCGTTGTGTCCCAACTGCCACTGGCCAAGAGTTGGCGTTGGGGAGAGCAACTGACCGCTGCAACGGTATCAGTATGCCCAGCCAGGATGGCAAGAGGTTCCCTGGCGGGCAGATCCCACACCCGCACCATCCGATCAGCCCCGGCACTGATGAAACGATGGGGATCGTCGGTAAAAATGACGCTATGCACCCCCTGCTCTGTCCCCGTTAGGGTGCTCAGAAGCTTCCCTGTTTTGGCTGACCAGAGCTTGATGGTGCCGTCGTCACTTCCACTGGCGATGGTTTGACCATCGGGGCTAAAGGCAACGGCCTGGACATCCTGACTATGTCCCGAAAGGGGAAACAGCAGCTCAGAACTTGCCAGACTCCAGAGTTCCAATTCCTCACCCACAAGACCCACGGCTAGTCGCTTAGCATCAGGGCTGAGAGCGGTGGCAATTATCCGACTGGTATAGATCGGCAGGGTATCTAGTAAATCTCCCGTCGTGGGCTGCCACAGCTTCACAGTGCGATCCCAACTACCGCTGATCAGGAGCTGTCCGTCGGCACTAAAGGCAACGGAGGTGACATAATCGGAATGGCCACTGAGGGTGCGGAGCAGTTCCCCACTGTCTCGGTTCCACAGCTTCACGGTGCGATCAAAGCTGCCACTGGCAATCATCTGATCGTCGGGACTGATGGCAACGGCACTTACCTGCTTGAGATGCCCGCTGAGGGTCTGAAGACATTGCCAAGCAGAGTTCTTGGCATCGGTTACCTCCCCAGGGACAGGGGTGTCTAAGAGCCAGAGCTGTTCCAGTTGCTGTGCCAAATCCAAGCCACGCTGAACTAACTCAGTGCGCAACTTAACCAGCGCCCGACTGCCTGACGGAACGATAATGCCATCTTGCTTTGCACCCATGAAGCTACCAATGCCATGCCAGGAAAGCAGGGGGCAAAGTCCTGTCAGTATTCTGACAGTAAATGCTGGCCGGAACAACTCTGCTACAGTCAGGCGCGGTAGATTTTCGGATCTGCCTTGGGTGATCTTCCCCTCCATGCCTCAGTTAGCTGGCGGGTCATCGGCATACTTTTCGGAACTAATTCCGGATTTTACGTCTCTGAGGGTAGTGATCCGGAGCCATTCCGGTTTATTGTGAACCCCATCTGGTCGTTTCAGCGATGTCCCGGTTGCTGCTGTGAATCTGCGCTACTTGATTCCCTTTTTTGACTCTTCAATTCAGGAATGGGCTTTAGAAGCTCGACTCCTACGATGGTTGACCTTCCTATGGTTGCTGGTGGGGGTCGTGATTTTATTCTCAGCCTCCTACGCGATCGCGGATGTTGGCTATGGAGACGGTCTGTACTATGTCAAACGTCAGCTGATCTGGATTGGGATTGGTCTGGTTGGGTTTCAGTTGCTGGTCAACTTTCCTCTGCGCTACATCTTACGGCTGACCCCCGCCGCGATCTTGCTCCTGTTGGGGCTAATTCTCGCCACCTATCTGCCAGGAATTGGTCAAACCGTCAACGGGGCTACCCGTTGGATCTCCTTGGGTCCCTTTCCCCTGCAACCCTCGGAATTAATTAAGCCGTTTCTGGTCTTGCAAGCGGCTTCTCTGTTTGGTCAGTGGTATCGCCTGACTTGGACAACCCGTTTTGCCTGGTTGGGGGTTTTTGGTCTGATTCTCTTGGGGATTTTGCTCCAACCCAACCTCAGTACCACCGCCCTGTGCGGTATTACCCTCTGGTTGATTGCCCTAGCTGGGGGGTTACCCTACTCCTATTTGGCGACCACAGGCATGGGAGGGCTAATGTTGGGCACCCTCAGTATTACCTTCCGGGAGTACCAACGACGACGGGTGATGTCGTTCTTAAATCCTTGGGCAGACCCCGCCCAAGATGGCTATCAATTGATTCAAAGCTTGCTGGCAGTTGGTTCGGGTGGAGCCTGGGGCACGGGCTTTGGCCTCTCACAGCAGAAGCTATTTTACCTGCCGATTCAATACACCGACTTCATTTTTGCGGTGTTTGCCGAAGAGTTTGGCTTTATGGGCTGTCTGTTGTTATTCAGCCTGTTGGCTGTCTACGGCACCCTATCGATCTGGGTGGCCCAAAAAGCAGAGCAGCCCGTGTATCGGCTGGTGGCGATCGGTGCCATGCTGCTGCTGGTGGGGCAGTCCCTCTTAAACATTGGTGTCGCTACTGGAGCCTTACCGACCACGGGGCTCCCCTTCCCTTTTCTTAGCTATGGCGGTAGTTCGATGATTGCCAGCTTACTGGTCGCTGGGCTTTTGATTCGCGTAGCTCGGGAGACCAGTCATGCAGAGATCGTGCCCCTAAATCAGCCTAGACCTCCCAGTCGCCCGCGGCGCTTCTCCCCCCGTACCCCTTCGATCCAACGCCCCTAGGGGTCTGCTGTTAAAACTTTTTGGCCATCAACTAAAAGTTAATACGGTGGGAGGTTTGAGCAGTTGGGGGAGGATACTACACTAGAAGTTTGGTGGTGAGATCATGGCCGCTATGTTGGAAAACTTGCAGACCCAACTCTATCAGCTGGAGCAGTTTGCCAATGGGCTAGTGTCAACACAGTTGACCCATCTTAGCGGCACCAGCATCGGGGTGATTTTTCTGGCGGGATTATTGACCAGTCTTACCCCCTGCATGCTCTCGATGTTGCCGATTACCATTGGCTACATCGGCGGATATGAGGCACAGAGTCGTGTACAAGCAGCCATTCAGTCCACCTGGTTTTCCCTGGGATTAGCTACCACCCTAGCCGGATTGGGGCTACTGGCTGTCCTGATTGGCCAGGTTTACGGTCAGGTGGGAATTGGCTTACCGATTGTCGTCAGCGCGATCGCGATTCTGATGGGGCTGAATTTACTCGAAGCTTTACCATTGCAGTTTCCTGCTTTTGATGGCTTAGGGTTTATTTCTCCTAATCTGCCACGAGGGGTAAGGTCTTACTTCATGGGTCTCACCTTTGGTCTGGTGGCTTCGCCGTGTAGCACACCAGTATTAGCCTCTCTCCTAGGCTGGGTGGCAACTACCCATGACCCGTTCCTGGGAGGGGTGTTGCTCTTAGCTTATACAGGGGGTTATTCAGCGCCCCTGATTTTGGCGGGCACTTTTACCGTGGCCATCAAGCGATTGCTGGAATTACGGCGCTGGTCTGCTTGGATTACCCCTACAAGTGGAGCCCTCTTGGTTGGATTTGGCGTCTTTTCGCTCTTGTTACGGCTCCTACCCCCAGGGGGCATTTAGTTCACTTTAGTGAGATTTCTTGTCATCCCCTGACCATTCTTGTGCCGGAGACATCCCCAGAGTCTTGGTAAACTTGCGTTCACTGATGGGTTGGATGGTCTGCTTGCCCGATTGGGTCTTGGAACGATGTGCGAATCGAGATCGGCACGGCAGTTTCATGGTTAGTCAGCGATGATCGGTTAAGTTTCTTGAAATCTATTGACACTAGCAGGCAAATGATTAACTATGCAGGAACGTAAAATTTGATACATTTACATTCATCAAGTTACTTGTGACGTAGCCACGGATGTCTCTCTGTTTTTTCCTAACTCCTTTTTCTGACTGACAATCAGTCAAGCCTCCAGCTGAACCACTGGTACTCCTGAAGCATAGAACTAAAATTCAGCACTTACGAATACAGATTTATAAATACTATGAGTAACTTACCTCGATCTAGAGATTTTTCCCGACGGGATCTATTGAAAGTCGGCACCGGTATTCTAGGCACGGGGGCATTAACTGCCTGGGTGAGTCGCCAGGAGCAGTCTGTCGCTGCCCCACCTGCGATCGCGAACGATCCATCCCCTGCCAACAATGATTTAACTCCAGAACAAGCCCTCCAAAGATTAATGGAGGGACATCAACGATTTCTGACCGACACCGCCACGATCCACATTGAAGGAGCCTCACAGCTGCGGAATGTCGTCCATGAACAAAACCCCTTTGCTGCAATCCTGGCCTGTTCCGATTCCAGGGTGGCCCCTGAAATCCTGTTTGACCAGGGTTTAGGGAATCTTTTTGTGGTCAGAACAGCTGGAAATATTTCTTCTACAGAAGATATTGCCAGTTTAGAGTTTGCCACCTTAATTTTGGGGGCTAAGGTAATCGTGGTGATGGGCCATACCGGTTGTGGAGCGGTGAAAGCAGCCATCAAAGGAGGTGAGGTTCCTGGATTGATTTCGAGTCTGATTCTGGCAATTCGACCTGCGATTAACCGGGTTAAAGATCAACCAGGAGATCTTTTAGAGAACTCGATTAAAGCCAATGCCATCAATCAAGTTGAACGGCTAAGAATCTCCGGGGTATTATCTAACCTGAAGAAAAATGGACAGTTATTAATTGTTCCCGCGTATTTTGATCTTGAAACGGGGAAGGTTTCCTTACTCAGCTGAATCAAGCAGTTCCTCCCGTTCTGGATCTCTTGTAGGGTTAGAGACGGGCTGAAGAGGGGGAGCCGTTCTTAAAGATAGCCATGCTCCGCTAGAAATTCGGCAGAAATTTCAGTGGTAGCCGCTGGAGAGTGTTTCAGCAAGGGAGCACCGGCATAGAGGAATTTCTCGACATATTTGCCTAAAATATCTGCTTCTAAATTGACAGCGCTTCCGGGCTGGAGCTGCTGGAGGTTGGTGTGGGTATAGGTATGGGGAATTACCGCCACAGTAAACCAGGTGCCTTCGGGATTGCAGTCTGCAACCGTGAGGCTGACCCCATTGATGGCAATGCTACCCTTCGAGACAATGTAGCGGGCGATCGCCCCATCGGGGAGGTGAAAACCCATTTCCCAAGCCTGAGCCGCTACTGTCACGGTTTGTAAGTAACCCATGCCATCGACGTGACCGGTGACAAAATGTCCACCCAGCTTACTGCCCACCCGGAGGGAGATCTCCAGGTTGACCCACCGATCAGCGGATTGCTGACCTAAGGTGGAGCGGCGGAGCGTCTCGGGGGAGGCAACCGCCACAAACCCTTGGGATTGGATCGCTATAACGGTGAGACAGACTCCATCGACCGCTACACTATCCCCGAGGGCCAGATCTTGAAAAATCCGACCATCAGTGCCGTCCCCATAGGTAATCTGGAGTTGATCGGCTCCCAGGGGCTGGAGCCTGCCTAATGCTTGAATGAGTCCTGTAAACACGGTGTTAAGGTTCGTGGGGAAATTCTCACTGTGAAGCTGATAGCTTCCAACAGCAGAAAAGGGCATACTTAGAGTCAGCGAAGTGACGCGCTACGCTTCTGGGGAACTTGCTTCCGTTTTCTCACCCCCTGAGGGTTGGACATGGGGTTCGACAGCAATGGTTCAGCGCTTCTAATTTTATTGTTATTCATCCAAGGCGGTCTCTGCTCTATCTTTTAAGTTTCAGTCCTCAAACTCGCTCCGCTCCAGAATTCTAGAGGCTAAGGCCATGATTGAAATGAAAGTCGCTGGAATTGCCCTTGATGCAGCCACCCGCAGCCCCATCGTTCTGCTCCGGGATGCCCAAGACCGTCGAGCCTTGCCAATTTATATCGGCCAGGATCAGGCAAGAGCCATCATTAATGCCCTGGAGAATCAAACCCCTCCCCGTCCCCTCACCCACGACTTGTTGGTCAACCTGCTGAAAGACTGGGGGATGACAGTGGAACGGGTGATTATTCACTCCCTGCAAGACAACACCTTCTACGCAGTGCTGACCGTCCGCCAGGGCGAGACCAAGAAGGAGTTAGATGCCCGTCCCAGTGACGCGATCGCCATTGCCCTGCGAACTAATAGCCCCATTTGGGTGATGGAGGAAGTCATTGCCGATGCCTCGATTCCGGTGGATCGAGATGCCGATGAAGCGGAGCAGCGAGCCTTTCGGGATTTTATTTCCAACCTCAGACCCGAAGATTTTATCCAACGGGGCAGTCCCCCCGGCAATGGGGAATCTTGAGGGGAGTGGTTAACTGCCATGGAGCCGCAGAACGCCGCGATCGC harbors:
- a CDS encoding FtsW/RodA/SpoVE family cell cycle protein; translation: MNLRYLIPFFDSSIQEWALEARLLRWLTFLWLLVGVVILFSASYAIADVGYGDGLYYVKRQLIWIGIGLVGFQLLVNFPLRYILRLTPAAILLLLGLILATYLPGIGQTVNGATRWISLGPFPLQPSELIKPFLVLQAASLFGQWYRLTWTTRFAWLGVFGLILLGILLQPNLSTTALCGITLWLIALAGGLPYSYLATTGMGGLMLGTLSITFREYQRRRVMSFLNPWADPAQDGYQLIQSLLAVGSGGAWGTGFGLSQQKLFYLPIQYTDFIFAVFAEEFGFMGCLLLFSLLAVYGTLSIWVAQKAEQPVYRLVAIGAMLLLVGQSLLNIGVATGALPTTGLPFPFLSYGGSSMIASLLVAGLLIRVARETSHAEIVPLNQPRPPSRPRRFSPRTPSIQRP
- a CDS encoding cytochrome c biogenesis protein CcdA: MAAMLENLQTQLYQLEQFANGLVSTQLTHLSGTSIGVIFLAGLLTSLTPCMLSMLPITIGYIGGYEAQSRVQAAIQSTWFSLGLATTLAGLGLLAVLIGQVYGQVGIGLPIVVSAIAILMGLNLLEALPLQFPAFDGLGFISPNLPRGVRSYFMGLTFGLVASPCSTPVLASLLGWVATTHDPFLGGVLLLAYTGGYSAPLILAGTFTVAIKRLLELRRWSAWITPTSGALLVGFGVFSLLLRLLPPGGI
- a CDS encoding carbonic anhydrase, which produces MSNLPRSRDFSRRDLLKVGTGILGTGALTAWVSRQEQSVAAPPAIANDPSPANNDLTPEQALQRLMEGHQRFLTDTATIHIEGASQLRNVVHEQNPFAAILACSDSRVAPEILFDQGLGNLFVVRTAGNISSTEDIASLEFATLILGAKVIVVMGHTGCGAVKAAIKGGEVPGLISSLILAIRPAINRVKDQPGDLLENSIKANAINQVERLRISGVLSNLKKNGQLLIVPAYFDLETGKVSLLS
- a CDS encoding riboflavin synthase, coding for MPFSAVGSYQLHSENFPTNLNTVFTGLIQALGRLQPLGADQLQITYGDGTDGRIFQDLALGDSVAVDGVCLTVIAIQSQGFVAVASPETLRRSTLGQQSADRWVNLEISLRVGSKLGGHFVTGHVDGMGYLQTVTVAAQAWEMGFHLPDGAIARYIVSKGSIAINGVSLTVADCNPEGTWFTVAVIPHTYTHTNLQQLQPGSAVNLEADILGKYVEKFLYAGAPLLKHSPAATTEISAEFLAEHGYL
- a CDS encoding bifunctional nuclease family protein, with the translated sequence MIEMKVAGIALDAATRSPIVLLRDAQDRRALPIYIGQDQARAIINALENQTPPRPLTHDLLVNLLKDWGMTVERVIIHSLQDNTFYAVLTVRQGETKKELDARPSDAIAIALRTNSPIWVMEEVIADASIPVDRDADEAEQRAFRDFISNLRPEDFIQRGSPPGNGES